The following coding sequences are from one Alosa alosa isolate M-15738 ecotype Scorff River chromosome 13, AALO_Geno_1.1, whole genome shotgun sequence window:
- the zgc:110410 gene encoding protein lifeguard 1: MATDSTNNTYSQYPPAQYGNYGNGNTSVVPPKITPGGHDNQAYDMPPEYGHWNNDSRGNICVVTLEGPENQAPPPDYDQVSEETNCFSDASIRRGFVRKVYFTLTIQLLITVGIICAFLYWHDLKIWTLKTSWFPLAMMPATFVLIMVLACCGEIRRKVPLNFIFLGLFTIVEGLMLGSVTVYYSAEAVLWAAGATAFVCFTLTLFAMQTKWDFTRCSGLLWALAWSLISFGILCAIFRSQYLNIVYACLGTTVFSAYLVMDTQLMLGGKHKYSLDPEEYVFAALNLYLDIVTLFLLLLQLIGLCR; this comes from the exons ATGGCCACTGATAGCACCAACAACACCTACTCTCAGTACCCCCCAGCCCAGTATGGCAATTATGGAAATGGGAACACCTCTGTGGTCCCCCCAAAGATCACCCCAGGAGGCCATGATAACCAGGCGTATGACATGCCTCCAGAATATGGGCATTGGAACAATGATAGCAGAGGAAACATCTGTGTGGTCACCTTAGAAGGGCCTGAGAACCAGGCGCCACCACCAGACTATGATCAAGTATCAGAGGAAACCAACTGTTTTTCAGATGCGTCAATCAGAAGag GTTTTGTGAGAAAGGTCTACTTTACTCTGACAATTCAGCTGTTGATCACTGTTGGAATAATCTGTGCTTTCCTGTACTG GCATGATCTGAAGATATGGACACTGAAGACCAGCTGGTTCCCTCTGGCCATGAT GCCAGCAACTTTTGTTCTCATCATGGTGCTAGCTTGCTGTGGTGAAATTCGTCGAAAAGTACCCTTGAATTTCATATTCTTGGGCCTgttt ACAATTGTAGAAGGTCTCATGCTCGGATCAGTTACTGT GTATTACAGTGCTGAGGCTGTGCTTTGGGCTGCTGGAGCCACAGCATTTGTGTGCTTTACACTGACCCTGTTTGCTATGCAGACCAAA TGGGACTTTACTAGGTGCAGTGGCCTTCTGTGGGCTCTGGCTTGGTCACTGATCTCCTTTGGAATCCTATGTGCCATTTTCCGATCACAG TATCTCAACATTGTGTATGCTTGTCTGGGGACTACAGTCTTTTCTGCG TACCTGGTGATGGATACCCAGCTGATGTTAGGTGGAAAACACAAATACAGCTTAGACCCAGAAGAGTACGTCTTTGCAGCTTTGAATCTTTATTTGGACATAGTCACACTGTTCCTGTTGCTACTTCAGTTGATTGGACTCTGCCGCTAG